The genomic window TATAGACAGCCTCCCCTTCCCCGCTGCCGCTGCTTTACCCGAGTGGTCACCGTATCTGAGtactgggaggattggggttcgggagcactgtgtgcactcgGCCCCTGGTAAGGTGGGGGGAGTACGGTGggtgcccactcctcatcacggtcacCGTCCTCAAACAGGATCGGTATCCCAGACATGGGTTCGGGACGCCTTGTTTCCCTGTCAGTTCGAACTTTAGACTGatgttcctgcccttctctcctatctaggccggccttggtttgctgacgttgtttttcctgctctcgCTTTCGGCGCCCATTCACCCATTCACACTCCGCCTTTAGTGTCTTCTGCAGCACATACCTCTCTCCCTTTGTCACACGCATTATCCCTCCAACTTGCTCATCATGTACTGTTCCACTTTGCATCGGCCTTATACTTCCATtgccttttcaacaatttccacttcttcccacagttcatcttccatatcaaatttactgcttgttctcaagAGGTGATATTGCAGTCTCCCGCTCAGTGGCCACATTTCGCACCCCCCCAATCTTTTTATTCTGCGCTGCAGTCAACATTCacaaatctttttccttgtctggaaaactctcacacACATTGTGTAGGGCTGCTCTCGGCCCACTCGTATCACTCGATTCCATGCCCTCTAAGTAATTTAACCGGCACGAAGCCTCCTGCACGATTAACAATCAGATAAATTCACCCAGCAGGCACCACCTGCTGAATTGATAAATTTACCCAGCACGTCTGTCTCCTGCCCAGTTACTAAAATTTACCTGGTACCTTCTTCTGCTCAGTTAATATATTTACCAGGATCCGACTCCTACTCAATTAATAAAATTTGCCTAGCTTCTACAAGTCTTCCGACAGATACTTTCCTGATCCCGTCAAGGTATCCAAGCAGCCCTCGGCGAGGAACCGTGCCTCCAAAGGAACTACCGGAGAGTGACAAAAGGTGAAATACCCGTTGGGTGCCCGGTCGGTCTACGCAGTCCCCGGAGTGGTCCGGCCGCTTACTCAGTCTGTCTGCTTCGCACTCTCTGTATTGGGATCCTGTTCGTGACACCCAATGTTAAAgtcgaatctgaataaaactcgggAGACCAGTTTCCTCTAGGCACCACAATTTATTGGATTCTCTTGCAAGAGTTTGAGAGCCAGTTATCAAAGGGAAGGCATGTCAGTGCTGCCAACCATCTAACAAGTGGACTCTCTCAGTCAGGTTACAGCAGTATATTCATACATAGTAAGTCCCATACATCACTGTTGCAAGCTGCTATTAGAACTGGTACACTcaccaagtctgttggtgcaaaacttaatGTCTTAGGTAACAGAGTGCACTAACTCAAGGTTTGAATATAGATGGATATACAGTCCAGTCCTTATCAGCTATTCCCTTTGCAAGGTCCTGACTTCATTCCAGGCAGATGTTCGTTGCTGTCCTTATCGATGAGTCCTTACTCAAACACGGGTACAATATACATTATCAAATTCTCAATGTCCCTCTGACAATTAAAAGGAAACCAGTATAAGCCGTTTACTTTCTTAACTgctgaagacagagtttactttagttcaaaaattcctgttcagtcccaattattcttttagctaGAGGTTACTtgggttcaaaatgattttttataTATCCGCATTTCCtcagaatggtttctccccagtgtgagtttgCTGATGTCTCGAGAGCTGAGATGAacgactgaatcctttcccacattcagagcaggtgaacggcctctccccagtgtgaacaagcTGATGTTCTTTCAGCTGAGCTGAatcggtgaatcccttcccacattctgagcagatgaatggcttctccccagtgtgaattcgcagGTGTCTCAAGAGCTGAGAAGAacgactgaatcctttcccacattctgagcagatgaatggcctctcgccagtgtgaactcgctgatgtgacttcagttgagatgactgagtgaatcctttcccacattcagagcagacgaacggcttctccccagtgtggattcgccgatgctccttcagttgagatgactgggtgaatcctttcccacattcagagcatgtgaatggtttcTCCTCACTGTGATCTAACTGGTGCGTTAATAGACTAAAAtgccgagtgaatcctttcccacagtctgagcaggtgaacggcctctccacagtgtgaacaAACTGATGTTCTTTCAGATGAACTGAatcggtgaatcccttcccacattctgagcagatgaatggtttctccccagtgtgaatttgctggtgtctcaggagttgagatgaacgaatgaatcctttcccacattctgagcagctgaacggcctctcaccagtgtgaactcgctgatgtaccttcagttcagatgactgagcaaatcccttcccacattcagagcacatgaatggcttctctccagtgtggactctctgatgtaacttcagttgagatgactgggcgaatcgtttcccacattcagagcaggtgaatggcttctctccagtgtgaactcgctggtgtctgtgtaggttggacgagtgagtgaatcccttcccacagtcagagcaggtgaacggcctctcactagtgtgaactcgctgatgtaacttcagttcaaatgaccgaacaaatcctttcccacattctgagcaggtgaacggcttctccccagtgtggactcgctgatgtgacttcagttcagaagactgagcgaatcctttcccacattcagagcaggtgaatggcttctccccagtgtggactcgctgatgtctctgtaggttggacgagtgagtgaatcccttcccacagtctgagcaggtgaacggcatctcccgagtgtgaactcgctgatgtaacttcagtacagatgaccgaatgaatctttttccacattctgagcaagtgaacggcttctccccagtgtggactcgctgatgggacttcagttcagatgactgagcaaataccttcccacattcagagcagataaatggcttctccccagtgtgaactcgctggtgtctgtgtaggttggacgagtgagtgaatcccttcccacagtctgagcaggtgaatggcctctccccagtgtgaactcgctgatgtaccttcagttcagatgaccgagcaaatcctttcccacattcagagcaagtgaacggcttctccccagtgtggactcgctgatgtgacttcagttgagatgactgggtgaatcccttcccacagtctgagcttgtgaatggcatctccctagtgtgaactaactgatgttGCAGCTGGTGATTTGActgagtgaatgccttcccacagtctgagcaggtgaacggcctctccccagtgtgaactcgctggtgtctatgtagtgtggatgagtgagtgaatctctacccacagtctgagcaggtgaatggcctcttctcggtgtgaactcgctggtgtctatgtagtgtggacgagtgagtgaatcccttcccacaatctgagcaggtgaatggcctcttctcggtgtgaactcgctgctgTTCATTTagttgagatgattgagtgaaccCGTTCCCCtattcagagcagctgaatggcTTCTAACcggtgtgaactgattggtgtcaCTGTGGTCTGGTTGAGcgtgtgaatgtcttcccaccatCCGAGCAGGTcaatgtcctctcactggtgaactTTAGGATATACCTTCAGCATCGACAATGGAACGAATTGCTTCCCACAGTCAGAACAGGTGGAGCATCTCACtaaggtgtgaacttgctgatgtatcttcagactggatgactgagtagttcccctccctcacacagagcaggtgaatggcctctccccactgtgaactcactggcgtgtctgtgggtaggctgtgagtgaatcccctcccacactgagagaaggagaatgatatctcactgcgatcaattctctgtcaattcagaaagtcagatgttTGAATCCCTTGTACAATCAAAGCAgctgaagaactgatctccagtgaacaaatgctgatgtgttctcagcaccccagttccagtggatttcactgagttacaacagaaaacttcatttcagtgACAGAACACATTACCAGCTGGTATGAGATAATTCTTCATCTCCGTGGATCAACAACAGATGTGTTGGTGTCGCAAAGAAAATATTtggtcactccttaaatatccagagtcagcaaaactgatgtgttgttgtgtttgagattcccgtgcacaagtgttctgtcatttcaaacctgtaaaaatatttgcaaaagaCATCAATAGGTGAAGGACAGTATTTCAGGAGAGATTATAGTCTgtggtaagaacataagaaataggagcaggagtcggccatctggctcgtcgagcctgctccaccatttaataagatcatggctgatctggcaatggacatctccacctacctgccttttccccataacccttaattcccctactatgccaaaatctattaaacctggtcttaaatatattcactgaGGTAGTCTACtccttcattgagcagagaaatccacagattcaccaccctctgggaaaaacagttcctcctcatttccatcccaatttcccccaaatcttgaggcgacGTCCTCAAGTTCTAGCCTCatccaccagtggaaacaactttcctacctctatcttatctattcttttcataattttacacgCTTCGATATGTTCTCCTCTGAATGAGAGCTCTGGCATCACAATTTTACCAATTTCAACTCAAATTGGGGGTACTCAtcttgagatataccccaggctaccgtgggaagtgagggaggaaaatgctggatgtctggtaatgatctttgcaccatcagTAGGGAGGGGAAAAGTACCAGAGGATGAGGAGACATTGTTCCCATTTCAGGTAAGCcggataagccaggaaattacagaccagtggttCTTACTTCAGAGGAGGGCACGCTGTTGGAGAAGCTCCTGAGAGGCAGC from Hemitrygon akajei unplaced genomic scaffold, sHemAka1.3 Scf000037, whole genome shotgun sequence includes these protein-coding regions:
- the LOC140720170 gene encoding uncharacterized protein, yielding MPFTSSDCGKGFTQSSQLKSHQRVHTGEKPFTCSECGKGFARSSELKVHQRVHTGERPFTCSDCGKGFTHSSNLHRHQRVHTGEKPFICSECGKVFAQSSELKSHQRVHTGEKPFTCSECGKRFIRSSVLKLHQRVHTREMPFTCSDCGKGFTHSSNLQRHQRVHTGEKPFTCSECGKGFAQSSELKSHQRVHTGEKPFTCSECGKGFVRSFELKLHQRVHTSERPFTCSDCGKGFTHSSNLHRHQRVHTGEKPFTCSECGKRFAQSSQLKLHQRVHTGEKPFMCSECGKGFAQSSELKVHQRVHTGERPFSCSECGKGFIRSSQLLRHQQIHTGEKPFICSECGKGFTDSVHLKEHQFVHTVERPFTCSDCGKGFTRHFSLLTHQLDHSEEKPFTCSECGKGFTQSSQLKEHRRIHTGEKPFVCSECGKGFTQSSQLKSHQRVHTGERPFICSECGKGFSRSSQLLRHLRIHTGEKPFICSECGKGFTDSAQLKEHQLVHTGERPFTCSECGKGFSRSSQLSRHQQTHTGEKPF